The Hypnocyclicus thermotrophus genomic sequence TTTTCCCTTTTAACTTGGGATTTAACAAGTCTTCAAATCCTTCTATTTTTATATTTCCTATTAAATTTTTATTTATCATTAATATACTTGGAATAGCTGTAAATCTAGTGATTTTACCATCTATATTTCTATATTTTTCTAAAATATATTCTTCATTTTTTGAAATATATTTCTTAAAATAATTTTTTCCCCCACTCAAAATTGATAAAGAACCACCCCACATTATATCCACTGAATTTTTATTTTCTTTAATTAATTTTAATAATTCTAAACTACCTTTTGATACAATTTTTACATTTACTTCTTCTTTTATTTCAAAACGATTAATTAGTGGTTCTATAAAAGATAATGGATGAGGTGAATATATAACCAAGTGATAATTTTTTTCTAATGTATTTTTTTGATTTCTTTTATTTCTAAAATTTTGATAAGAAATAAATACAGTTACTATTGTTAATAATATTAAAAATAATTTTTTCATAATAATTTTCTCCATTTACAATTTTAATTAATTATACTATATTTAATATAATAAAAAAAGAAAACATATTTATAATATAAATAGTTTTCTTAAAAAATTATTTCCCGTCTATTCTTACATTATTTATTTTTAATATCCCTTCTACTTTTGATAATTCATTTATTAAATTTTCTATATCAATAAATTTAGGCATCATTAAAGAAAATTCTGTTATCCTTTTTGTTATATCTCCATTATAACTTTCTCTAATATATTTTTTATCATATATTTTTATTCTTTTTATTTCTAAAAAATTTTTAATATTTTTTTCAATATCTTTATTTAATTTATATTCTATAATGATTTTTTTAGGTATTCTTTTTTCAATATGTCTAACTTCTATTCTTTTTAACAGCATAACAACTCCTGTTATTATTATCGCTGTCCCTAATGCTAATGTAAAATATCCTAATCCTACTGCAATACCTAAGCAAGCAGTTAGCCATAAAGTGGCTGCTGTTGTTATTCCTCTTACATTACCTTTATTTTGAATAATTGTTCCTGCTCCTAAAAATCCTACTCCACTTACTACTTGTGCTATCAATCTTCCTGTGTCTATTTTTATTCCTTGAGATAATTCAGGATAATTTATTAAAAAATTTACTGATTCATAACTAAGTTTTATCTGAATCATAGAAATAATGGCAGCACCCACACATAAAACTGTATGTGTAATAAATCCTGCAGGTTTATTTTTTATCTCCCTTTCAAGCCCTATTATAGCTCCAGTTATAATAGCAACTAAAATCCTTGCAAACATTTGATCAACTTCTAAATTATACATAATTTACTCTCCTAAAATATGTGTAATGCTTTAGTATCAAAAGAAAAAGAAAGCTTATCATCTACATCATGTATTTTTCTATTAATTGGATTATTATACGATATTTCTAATTTTTCACCAAAAAATTCTACTTCATATTCGTGATGTTGTCCCATAAATATTGATTTTGTTACTACCCCAGTAAAATCTTCTCCAAATATATCTATTGCCTCAGGTCTAATAACAATTCGTACTTTATCTCCTGATTTGTAGTTCTTATTACTTTTTATTTTATACTCTACACCATGAATATCAACTTCTAAGTATTCTTCTATTCTTTCTTTTACAATTCCATCTACTATATTTGCTTTTCCTATAAAATTTGCAACAAATTCATTTTTAGGTTTTTGATATATTTCAATAGGATTCCCCACTTGTTCAATATTTCCAGCATTCATTATAACTATTTTATCAGATAATCCCATAGCTTCTGATTGATCATGTGTTACATAAACAGACGTTATTCCAACTGTCTTTTGAATTCTTCTTATTTCATCTCTCATATGTATTCTTAATTTCGCATCTAGGTTTGATAATGGTTCATCAAAAAGAAGTATTCCTGATTCCATTACAAGTGCTCTTGCTAAAGATACTCTTTGTTGTTGCCCACCAGACATTTGAGAAGGTACTCTTGTTGCAAAATCTTCCATTTTCATAAGTTTTAATATTCTACTTACTCTTTCTTTTATTTCATTTTCTGGTAATTTTTGAAGTTTCAGTCCATATGCTATATTATCAAATACATTCATATGAGGAAAAAGAGCATAATTTTGAAATACCATTGCTGTATCTCTTTTATCTGGTGTTTTACTTGCTACATCTTCATCACCTATATAAATTTTCCCTTCTGTTGGCATTTCAAATCCTGCTATCATCCTAAGTGTAGTTGTCTTACCACATCCAGAAGGTCCTAATATTGTTACAAATTCACCTGGTTCTATATCTAAATTTATATTATTTACAGCTACTACTTTTTGATTTTTATTTGTTATAAAAGTTTTATTTAAATTTTCTATTTTTAATCTTTTAGCATTTTTCATATTATTTACCACCTTCTCCATTATTTATATTAACACCCATTCTTGACAATGTAAATTGCATAATAGATACTACTATCCCGACAATAATAATTAATATTGTTGAATATGCTGATGCAACTCCTATTTTACCTACATCAATTTGACTCATAATTGCAGCAGTTAATAAATTATAATTTGCTGATACAAGAAAAATTACTGTACTTACTAAAGTCATACTTCTAATAAAAGTATATGTTAATCCACTAAAAAATGCTGGCTTTATCATAGGAACTGTTACTGATGTAAATACTTTTTTACTATCTGCTCCTAATACATTTGCAGCTTCTTCTATTGATGGATCTATTTGTTGTAATGCAGCGATTCCTGAACGCACTCCTACTGGCATACTTCTCATTATAAACGCTATTATGAGGATAGTTGCTGTTCCTGTTAATACTAATGGCTTTGTATTATATGAAAGAACATATCCTAATCCTATTACCGTCCCAGGAATAGCTATTGCAAGCATTGTAGTCCCTTCTACAAATGTTTTTCCAATAAATTTTTTTCTAACTACTAAAAATGCTATTATCATTCCTAAAATTCCACTAATTGGTGTAGCAACTAAAGCTAACATTGTAGTATCTATAATAGGTTTCATTCCTAATCCAAATACATATTTATAATGATTTAACGAAAATGAATAATCTGCTCCCCATAATTTTATGAAAGAACCAATTGGAACTAATATATACAACAATCCTACAAAAATACTAATTGCAACTATTATATAATATACCGGCTTTACTATTTTTGGTGAATCTGTTAATTCTCTTTCTCGCGAAACCTTTCCAGTAACTGTAACATATGATTTTGTGCTTACATAATATTTTTGTATTGTAAATAAAATTATAGATATAATTAATAAAATAATTGCAAGTGCTGTTCCACCACCAATATCATAATTCCCTATACCTTGAAGATATATTTGAATTGCAAGAGTTGTATAATTTCCACCTATTACCATTGGATTACCAAAATCTGCTATCGATTGAATAAATACTAATAAAAAAGCATTTGCTAATCCAGGTACCATAAGTGGTAAAGTGATCGTCTTAAATACATTCCATCTCGATGCTCCTAAATCTCTAGCAGCTTCTTCTACTGAAGGATCTATACTTTTTAATAATCCTACAAGCATTAAATATGCGACAGGAAAAAATGTCAGTGTTTGTACAATTATTAAACCTTTTAATCCATATACATCAAAATCTCTTATTCCAAAAATTCCTCTTGTAATAAATCCATTTCTTCCAAATAATAAAATTGTAGACAGTGCTATTACAAATGGAGGAGAAATCATAGGTAAAATTGCTACTGCATTAAATATCCCTTTATTTTTTATTTTTAAATATGCTGATGCATATGCAAATAAAAATCCAATTAATGTAGAAATCGTACTCACTATAATTCCTAGAACTACTGTATTTTTTATTATTTCAAGTGTTGAATCGTTTTTGAAAATATTTTTATAATGCTCTAAAGATATTTTTCCATTATAAAATATACTTTCACTTAGAATTTTTATTAAAGGATATAAAATAAATAAAAAAACTAAAATCATTATTGAAATAATAGTTATCATCAATATTGGATCTCGCATATTTTTTTTGAAGTTTTCAACTTCATTTCTTATTAGTATATTAATTTTACTGTCCATTTATTACTCCTTTCATTTTGTTTCTTAAAAAAATCCATGTGTAAAACATGGATTCTTTTTAAGAAATTTTATTATTTAGTAGGTGCTTTAGTTTTTGTTGCTTTACTAAATTTTTCTACTAATTTCCCTCTATTTTTACCTGCCCAACTAAAATCATAATCAATTAATTTAGTATTTTTTAGTACCATTGCTTCTTTTGGTGGATTAGCATTTGGATTTGTTAAAAATTGATAAGATCCAACTTTTTGTCCTAATTCTTGTGCTTTTTTAGTTAAAGCCCAGTCAACAAATTTTTTTGCTGCTTCCATATCTGGTCCATTTTTTAATACCGCTACCGCTCCTATTTCATATCCAGTACCTTCAGCTGGTGCTGCTATTTCTATATTTTTAAATCCTTCTAATCTATATTTAATTGCATCATGTAAGAAAGTAATTCCAATAGGAATCTCTTTTAATCCAACCATTCTTCCAGGAGCTGTTCCTGATTTTGTATATTGACGAATTTGTCCATTTAATTTTTTCATATATTCTAAACCTTTTTCTTCTCCCATAAGTTGAATTACAGTAGAAAGCATAGTATACGCAGTTCCTGATGATCCCGGATGGGCTGTAACAATCTCACCTTTAAATTCTGGCTTTAATAAATCTTGCCATGATTTTGGATAATCATATCCTTTTTCTTCAAACCATTCTCTATCCATTACAAAACCTAAATATCCTATATATATACCTGTCCAGTATCCATCTTTATCTTTAAATTTATCTGGTATTATTTCTGCATTAGGTGATTTATAAGCTTCAAGTAACCCTTCTTGTTTTGCAGCTATAAATGCATCTGCAGGTCCACCATACCAAATACTAGCAGTCATATTATCTTTTTCTGCTCTTATTCTAGCTAACGTTTCACCGCTACTCATACGAACAAAATTTGTTTTTATTCCTGTTTCTTTTTCAAACTGTTTTACCGCTGCCATTGCATGATCTTCCATTAATCCTGCATATATTGTAAGAGTTTTTTTCTTTTTAAATAATCCCCCAGCAAATGACATAGTTGACATTAATGCTAATAATAATAACAATGTTAATCCTTTTTTCATTTTAAACCTCCTCTTTTTATTTTATTACTACTTCCTCTATTATATATACTTTATATTTTTTATAATTAAAATCCCAAAATTCTGTTTTTTTATCCAAAATTCTGAACTGATTGTTATAATTATATTCATTTTACTTTTTCTTTATCTCTATTTTAAAAAATCAAAAAAAATAAAAAGAACCTAAATAAATAGGTTCTTTTTTGTATAGTTAAAATATTTAATTATTTCACTACTACGTTTTCTGCTTGAGGTCCTTTTTGTCCTTGAACTACGTCAAATGACACTTCTTCTCCCTCTTCTAATGTTTTAAATCCATCTTTTTTAATTTGAGAAAAATGTACAAATACATCATTTCCTTCTTCTGATGTGATAAATCCAAATCCTTTTTCTCCGTTAAACCATTTTACTATTCCGTTTGCCATAGTAATACTACCTCCAAATTTTTTTAATTTAATTCTTCAAGAGCTTTTATTGATTTTGGAAATACTACTACTACATTCATAAATTTCCATAAATTCATTTTACTTCTTTCGAATCACTTAAATAAAGTATACCATACTTCCATATATATTACAACCTTTTTATTTTTTATTTTAATATTTTTTTACATTTGAAAAAATCTTTCTATTACTAAACTATAATTTTCCTTGTTTATTCTATATATTTTAACATGTTCTCCTTTTTGAAATATTTGTAAATAAATATTGTTTTTCTTTTTTAATTTTTTTAATTCTTCTTTTAAAATACTATATTTTGTAGTTTTATCTTCTAATGATTGCAAAATTAAAATTGGTACTTCTATTTTATTTAAAAGATAACCTAAATATAATTTTTTTAAATTATTTCCAATAACTATATTAAATAAAAAAGGTGCATATTTTATATAAAAATTAGATAATGGTAATTTTTTTACTCTATCAATAATTCTCTCTTTTGAATTACTTAGTGGACTATCTAAAATAAGAGCTTTTATTTCAATATCCTTTTGCTTTAATATATTATAATATTTTTCTATTGCATATGCACTTCCAAGAGCCCCCATAGAAAATCCATATAAAACAACTTTTGTTTTATTAAATCCATTTTTCATGTAATTGATTGCTGCAAAAATATCTTCTTTATAATAATATCCTAATGCAGTTAATCCCTTATCAGAATCTCCACTTCCTCTTAGATCCGGCATAAATATAGCATATTCTTTATTTAGTCCTTTTTCTCTTATAATATCTAAATATTCCAATACTACTAATCTATTTGATGTCCTTCCATGTAAAAAAATAATTACTTTATCTGATCTTTTTTCTTGTGAAGGAATATACCATCCTTTTAATCTTTTCTTATGTGAACAAAATACCACTTCTTTATAATCAAAACCATAATCTTGCGGAGTTTTTTTATCAAAGATCCCATAATCCTCTCTTAATATAGGATCAGAATAGACTTCTTCTAATCCTATGTAAACTGGCTTCATAATATTTTTTAATATCATTATACTACTTAGAATAATAAAAATAATAACACTTAAGATAAATAAAATAATAATAATCTTCATTTTACTATCACAGGATATTTTCTTTCCTCATAACTCTTTACAAGCTTATAAATATTGTCTGTTTTAAATTCAAAACTCATTCTTTCTCTCCTTTCTTTAGTAAAATTTTCTTTTAAATTTTTTATATTTGTAATAAAATCTAGTTTACAATTATTTTTTATATAATTCAAGTATTTTCTTCCATTTCCTGTAAATCCCAGTATTTTAATATAATCTAGTTGATATTCATCTTCATACATACCTATCAAAATAGATATAAGTATTCGTTTTATTCTACTTGTTGTATATCTTTTTGTTTTTATATTTTCTAAAAATTCTATAATATTTTCACTTTGTAAAGCTACATTATATATTCTATTTTCAAGCCCTTGTTCTATATCTTTTAATTTTTTTAATTTTTTATAATTATTTATAATTTCATATCTTATATAAGGATAAAAATCATCTAAAGTCACTATTTTATCTAGATTTTTTTTAATTAAATTATAACAATTTCCCGGTACAGTTTCTTTTATTTTTTCTATTTCATTGTTAATTATTAATTTTCTTATATTAGTAGCCGAAGTAATTTTTTCTCTTATTTCCTCCCCATAAAAATCCACTTTTTCTCTTTTTATAGTTTGAAAATTTATTTTACTCTTTATTTTTTCCCCTGCTTTTATATATTCTACTCCTAAAATGTTATTTGGTTTTAATTCTTTTAAAATTCCATATTCGTTTAACGCTTCATTAAAGGCATTTGGATACGAAACACCTGTTTTTAATCTATTTTTTATTAAATTTTGAAAATTTTCATTAAAGTGAAGATTTGCTATTTC encodes the following:
- a CDS encoding ABC transporter substrate-binding protein, with translation MKKGLTLLLLLALMSTMSFAGGLFKKKKTLTIYAGLMEDHAMAAVKQFEKETGIKTNFVRMSSGETLARIRAEKDNMTASIWYGGPADAFIAAKQEGLLEAYKSPNAEIIPDKFKDKDGYWTGIYIGYLGFVMDREWFEEKGYDYPKSWQDLLKPEFKGEIVTAHPGSSGTAYTMLSTVIQLMGEEKGLEYMKKLNGQIRQYTKSGTAPGRMVGLKEIPIGITFLHDAIKYRLEGFKNIEIAAPAEGTGYEIGAVAVLKNGPDMEAAKKFVDWALTKKAQELGQKVGSYQFLTNPNANPPKEAMVLKNTKLIDYDFSWAGKNRGKLVEKFSKATKTKAPTK
- a CDS encoding cold-shock protein; translated protein: MANGIVKWFNGEKGFGFITSEEGNDVFVHFSQIKKDGFKTLEEGEEVSFDVVQGQKGPQAENVVVK
- a CDS encoding MgtC/SapB family protein; amino-acid sequence: MYNLEVDQMFARILVAIITGAIIGLEREIKNKPAGFITHTVLCVGAAIISMIQIKLSYESVNFLINYPELSQGIKIDTGRLIAQVVSGVGFLGAGTIIQNKGNVRGITTAATLWLTACLGIAVGLGYFTLALGTAIIITGVVMLLKRIEVRHIEKRIPKKIIIEYKLNKDIEKNIKNFLEIKRIKIYDKKYIRESYNGDITKRITEFSLMMPKFIDIENLINELSKVEGILKINNVRIDGK
- a CDS encoding nucleotidyltransferase, with amino-acid sequence MKATGIIVEYNPFHNGHKYHLEKAKKKNRKNIIIAVMSGNFLQRGEPAVLNKWVRTEMALLNGVDIVVELPVFYSIKSAEGFAEGAVRILDALNVETIIFGSEAGEINELKEIANLHFNENFQNLIKNRLKTGVSYPNAFNEALNEYGILKELKPNNILGVEYIKAGEKIKSKINFQTIKREKVDFYGEEIREKITSATNIRKLIINNEIEKIKETVPGNCYNLIKKNLDKIVTLDDFYPYIRYEIINNYKKLKKLKDIEQGLENRIYNVALQSENIIEFLENIKTKRYTTSRIKRILISILIGMYEDEYQLDYIKILGFTGNGRKYLNYIKNNCKLDFITNIKNLKENFTKERRERMSFEFKTDNIYKLVKSYEERKYPVIVK
- a CDS encoding alpha/beta hydrolase, whose amino-acid sequence is MKIIIILFILSVIIFIILSSIMILKNIMKPVYIGLEEVYSDPILREDYGIFDKKTPQDYGFDYKEVVFCSHKKRLKGWYIPSQEKRSDKVIIFLHGRTSNRLVVLEYLDIIREKGLNKEYAIFMPDLRGSGDSDKGLTALGYYYKEDIFAAINYMKNGFNKTKVVLYGFSMGALGSAYAIEKYYNILKQKDIEIKALILDSPLSNSKERIIDRVKKLPLSNFYIKYAPFLFNIVIGNNLKKLYLGYLLNKIEVPILILQSLEDKTTKYSILKEELKKLKKKNNIYLQIFQKGEHVKIYRINKENYSLVIERFFQM
- a CDS encoding ABC transporter permease, with protein sequence MDSKINILIRNEVENFKKNMRDPILMITIISIMILVFLFILYPLIKILSESIFYNGKISLEHYKNIFKNDSTLEIIKNTVVLGIIVSTISTLIGFLFAYASAYLKIKNKGIFNAVAILPMISPPFVIALSTILLFGRNGFITRGIFGIRDFDVYGLKGLIIVQTLTFFPVAYLMLVGLLKSIDPSVEEAARDLGASRWNVFKTITLPLMVPGLANAFLLVFIQSIADFGNPMVIGGNYTTLAIQIYLQGIGNYDIGGGTALAIILLIISIILFTIQKYYVSTKSYVTVTGKVSRERELTDSPKIVKPVYYIIVAISIFVGLLYILVPIGSFIKLWGADYSFSLNHYKYVFGLGMKPIIDTTMLALVATPISGILGMIIAFLVVRKKFIGKTFVEGTTMLAIAIPGTVIGLGYVLSYNTKPLVLTGTATILIIAFIMRSMPVGVRSGIAALQQIDPSIEEAANVLGADSKKVFTSVTVPMIKPAFFSGLTYTFIRSMTLVSTVIFLVSANYNLLTAAIMSQIDVGKIGVASAYSTILIIIVGIVVSIMQFTLSRMGVNINNGEGGK
- a CDS encoding ABC transporter ATP-binding protein, with product MKNAKRLKIENLNKTFITNKNQKVVAVNNINLDIEPGEFVTILGPSGCGKTTTLRMIAGFEMPTEGKIYIGDEDVASKTPDKRDTAMVFQNYALFPHMNVFDNIAYGLKLQKLPENEIKERVSRILKLMKMEDFATRVPSQMSGGQQQRVSLARALVMESGILLFDEPLSNLDAKLRIHMRDEIRRIQKTVGITSVYVTHDQSEAMGLSDKIVIMNAGNIEQVGNPIEIYQKPKNEFVANFIGKANIVDGIVKERIEEYLEVDIHGVEYKIKSNKNYKSGDKVRIVIRPEAIDIFGEDFTGVVTKSIFMGQHHEYEVEFFGEKLEISYNNPINRKIHDVDDKLSFSFDTKALHIF